A single genomic interval of Gemmatimonas aurantiaca harbors:
- a CDS encoding sigma factor-like helix-turn-helix DNA-binding protein, translating into MSQLTATERQFLELLPTIDRIAGALARHRQLSDAEIDDFVALVRARFVETQYAPLEQHRGEALMTTYLRVVIGRWLQDLIVARDGRWRPTAAALRLGPVAVHLERLVDRGCSVDEAVAKLMTEGGHGYNASELRALLHQLPRRPPMRPKLVTEEDAHSVPAGDQDNADAVLSAKESVSAFEIAGLALKEALAALDEEDRLLVTMRYLDGHTLAHIARVLHLEQKPLYRRLERAMRFLRQRLEAGGIRAEDTTDWLSRVNR; encoded by the coding sequence ATGAGTCAGCTTACCGCCACCGAGAGACAGTTCCTGGAACTGTTGCCGACGATCGACCGGATCGCCGGGGCGTTGGCGCGTCATCGCCAGTTGTCCGATGCGGAGATCGACGATTTTGTGGCCCTGGTGCGGGCCCGGTTCGTGGAGACGCAATACGCCCCACTGGAGCAGCATCGGGGAGAAGCCCTGATGACCACGTATCTGCGGGTGGTCATCGGCCGGTGGCTGCAGGATCTGATCGTGGCGCGGGATGGTCGCTGGCGTCCAACGGCGGCGGCGTTGCGGCTGGGCCCGGTTGCCGTGCATCTGGAGCGCCTGGTCGATCGCGGATGCTCAGTGGATGAGGCCGTCGCGAAACTGATGACCGAAGGTGGTCACGGATACAACGCGAGCGAGCTGCGTGCGCTGTTGCACCAGCTTCCCCGCCGGCCGCCGATGCGCCCGAAGCTGGTGACCGAGGAGGATGCGCACAGCGTACCGGCCGGCGATCAGGACAATGCCGATGCTGTTCTGTCCGCGAAAGAGAGCGTTTCGGCATTTGAAATTGCCGGTCTGGCCCTCAAGGAGGCTCTCGCTGCATTGGACGAGGAAGATCGTCTCCTCGTGACCATGCGGTATCTCGATGGTCACACGCTTGCGCACATTGCGCGTGTCCTGCACCTGGAGCAGAAGCCCCTGTATCGTCGACTGGAACGCGCCATGCGGTTCCTGCGGCAACGATTGGAAGCGGGTGGAATCAGGGCGGAGGACACGACGGATTGGCTCTCGCGGGTGAATCGGTGA